Proteins from one Muntiacus reevesi chromosome X, mMunRee1.1, whole genome shotgun sequence genomic window:
- the LOC136153288 gene encoding zinc finger X-linked protein ZXDB-like → MLPARGMRQGGGAGSPEGGGRIREGPDLRAGQAPARRLLLLRGPQDGGPGRRREEASAASSCPGPGPSPLALRPDHASGCGSGGGGGGGDDFFLVLLDPVGGDVDTAGAGQATGPVWREEAGLGPRLLGGESGANPEGRPALGPSCLSAIPAPVPALAPIPAPGLGPAAAFAGTVTIHNQNLLLRLENGVLTLATPPPQPGGLIAPQAGIPHAPQPGDCPELPPDLLLAERAEPAPAPAPEEEAEGPAALESPRGPPGPGQGVLLYLCPEVQCGQTFAKKHQLKVHLLTHSSSQGQRPFKCPLGGCGWTFTTSYKLKRHLQSHDKLRPFGCPAEGCGKSFTTVYNLKAHMKGHEQENSFKCEVCEETFPTQAKLSAHQRSHFEPERPYQCAFSSCKKTFITVSALFSHNRAHFREQELFSCSFPGCSKQYDKACRLKIHLRSHTGERPFLCDFEGCGWNFTSMSKLLRHKRKHDDDRRFMCPVEGCGKSFTRAEHLKGHSITHLGTKPFVCPVEGCCARFSARSSLYIHSKKHLQDVDTWKSRCPVATCNKLFTSKHSMKTHMAKRHNLRQDLLAQLEAANSLTPSSELTSQGQSDLSDAELVSLFSDVPGNSSAAVLDTALVNSGILTIDVASVNSTLAGNLPANNNNSLGQAVDPQALMATSDLPQSLDTSLFFGTTAAGFQQGPLDMDDVSSLSAGPLASLSSLAVKNSSQEPQALTPSSKLTVDTDALTPSSTLCENSVSELLPPTKTEWNVHPDSDFFAQEEETQFGFSNPAGNHGSQKETDLITVTGSSFLV, encoded by the coding sequence ATGCTCCCGGCTCGCGGGATGCGACAAGGCGGAGGGGCTGGCAGCCCCGAAGGCGGCGGCCGGATCCGCGAAGGTCCTGACCTGCGGGCCGGTCAGGCCCCGGCGCGCCGCCTCCTGCTGCTCCGGGGCCCCCAAGATGGCGGGCCCGGGCGGCGGCGTGAGGAGGCCAGCGCGGCTTCTTCGTGCCCAGGCCCGGGCCCGAGCCCGTTGGCGCTGAGGCCAGATCACGCTAGCGGCtgtggcagcggcggcggcggcggcggcggcgatgACTTCTTCCTGGTGCTGCTGGACCCGGTGGGTGGAGACGTAGATACCGCGGGCGCTGGCCAGGCCACAGGGCCCGTGTGGAGGGAGGAGGCCGGGCTGGGCCCAAGGCTCCTGGGGGGCGAAAGCGGCGCGAACCCTGAGGGCCGTCCTGCGCTGGGCCCCAGCTGCCTGTCGGCTATCCCCGCTCCAGTCCCGGCCCTGGCCCCGATCCCCGCTCCAGGCCTGGGCCCTGCCGCGGCCTTCGCAGGCACTGTCACCATTCACAACCAAAACCTGCTGTTGCGCTTGGAGAACGGCGTCCTCACTCTAGCCACGCCCCCACCGCAGCCCGGGGGTCTGATAGCCCCGCAAGCTGGGATCCCGCACGCCCCGCAGCCTGGAGACTGTCCGGAGCTGCCGCCCGACCTCCTGCTGGCGGAGCGGGCAGAACCTGCGCCTGCCCCAGCCCCTGAGGAGGAGGCGGAGGGCCCGGCTGCTCTTGAGAGCCCCCGCGGGCCGCCAGGCCCTGGTCAGGGCGTGTTGCTGTACCTGTGTCCTGAGGTGCAGTGCGGACAAACCTTTGCCAAGAAGCACCAGCTGAAGGTGCACCTGCTGACACACAGCAGCAGCCAGGGCCAGCGGCCCTTCAAGTGCCCCCTGGGTGGTTGCGGGTGGACCTTCACCACCTCCTACAAGCTAAAGAGGCACCTGCAGTCACACGACAAACTGAGGCCCTTTGGCTGCCCAGCAGAGGGCTGTGGCAAGAGCTTCACCACCGTGTATAACCTCAAAGCACACATGAAGGGCCACGAGCAGGAGAACTCATTCAAATGTGAGGTGTGTGAGGAGACCTTCCCCACGCAGGCCAAACTCAGCGCCCACCAGCGCAGCCACTTCGAGCCTGAGAGGCCCTACCAGTGTGCGTTTTCCAGCTGCAAGAAGACATTTATCACAGTGAGTGCCCTGTTTTCCCATAACCGCGCCCACTTCAGGGAACAGGAACTCTTTTCCTGTTCCTTTCCCGGCTGCAGTAAGCAGTATGACAAGGCTTGTAGGCTGAAAATTCACCTTCGGAGCCACACTGGTGAGAGACCGTTCCTTTGTGACTTTGAGGGCTGTGGCTGGAACTTCACTAGCATGTCCAAACTCCTAAGGCACAAACGGAAGCACGACGATGACCGGAGGTTCATGTGCCCCGTGGAAGGCTGTGGGAAATCTTTCACAAGGGCTGAACATCTGAAAGGCCACAGCATAACCCACCTGGGCACGAAGCCTTTTGTGTGCCCGGTGGAAGGTTGCTGTGCCAGGTTCTCTGCTCGCAGTAGTCTCTACATTCACTCGAAGAAACACTTGCAGGATGTGGACACTTGGAAAAGCCGGTGCCCAGTCGCCACTTGTAATAAACTCTTCACGTCCAAGCACAGCATGAAGACCCACATGGCCAAAAGGCACAACCTGCGCCAGGATCTCTTAGCTCAGCTGGAAGCTGCAAATTCTCTTACACCCAGCAGTGAACTTACGAGCCAGGGGCAGAGTGACCTCAGTGATGCTGAGCTTGTGTCTCTCTTCTCTGATGTGCCTGGTAATAGTTCTGCTGCAGTACTGGACACGGCATTGGTGAACTCTGGGATCTTGACTATTGATGTGGCTTCTGTGAACTCAACTCTGGCAGGAAACCTCcctgctaataataataattccttaGGGCAGGCGGTGGACCCTCAGGCCTTGATGGCCACCAGTGACCTTCCTCAAAGTTTGGATACCTCACTCTTCTTTGGAACGACAGCAGCAGGTTTTCAGCAGGGTCCCTTAGATATGGATGATGTCTCAAGTCTAAGTGCGGGGCCGTTGGCATCTCTGAGCTCTTTGGCTGTGAAAAACTCGAGTCAAGAGCCCCAAGCTTTGACCCCTAGTAGTAAGCTAACAGTAGACACAGATGCTCTGACTCCTTCAAGCACCCTTTGTGAAAACAGTGTCTCAGAACTACTGCCACCAACCAAAACAGAATGGAATGTACATCCTGACTCTGACTTCTTTGCACAGGAGGAAGAAACCCAGTTTGGATTCTCCAATCCAGCAGGAAACCATGGGTCTCAGAAAGAAACAGATCTTATCACAGTGACTGGCAGCTCATTTTTGGTATGA